The following DNA comes from Methylophilus sp. 5.
CAATTTCACGCAACCTGGCAGCCAACGAGATGGATGGCGGATCTCCCGCGCGCCCAGCACTGTAATTTTGCAAACCCACATGCACCAAACCACCCAAAAACGTGCCAGCAGTGAGCACAACTGATTTTGCATAAAAACGCAGACCAATTTGCGTCACAACTCCCGCTGCGCGATCACCCTCCAGAATAATATCGTCCACCGCCTGTTGAAACAGCCACAAGTTTTGCTGGTTTTCGAGGCGATGCCGAATGGCCGCTTTATAGAGTATACGGTCAGCCTGGGCGCGCGTGGCACGCACAGCAGGGCCTTTGCTAGAGTTTAAAATGCGAAACTGTATGCCGCCTATATCCGTCGCCATCGCCATGGCACCCCCCAGGGCGTCAACCTCTTTCACCAGATGGCCTTTGCCAATGCCGCCAATAGAAGGGTTACAGGACATTTGCCCCAAGGTTTCAATGTTGTGGCTCAGCAATAAGGTTTTCTGCCCCATGCGCGCAGCCGCCAATGCCGCCTCTGTACCGGCATGGCCACCACCCACCACAATGACATCGAATCGATCAGGAAAGTCCATCATAAATAATCTTGAACTGTTTGATTTAAAAAGAGTTGTGATTTTAGCGTAAACTAATCAAATGGTCATTTAATTCACTGCTTTGATCGACTTGTTCCGTGTTTTAATACAAAATTATTACGGTTTAATACAAATCAATTACAAGCAGGCCATATTTACTTAACATAAAAAGAATAGAATTTTTTCATAACAACCAAGGAGCCTTTACCATGAAAATCAAAACAATTATTGCTGCATTTGGGGTCTTATTTTCTGCTCATGCACTGGCTGATGTGACCAACGCTGAGAAACTGGTGTACAAATACACCAATATCGCACACTCAGCGAACCCAACTTTTCAAGCGCCCTCTATTACCGACGGTAAGATTTTCTTTAATCGCAAGTTTAATACAGCCAGCGGTAAAGAAGCGGCTTGTGCATCTTGTCATACCAACAATCCAGCCAACGTGGGTAAAAACATTGTGACTGGCAAAGAAATCCCACCATTGGCACCACGCGTCAACACCAAGCGCTTTACTGATATAGACAAAGTAGAAGAAGAGTTCACCAAACACTGCAATGATATTTTGGGTGCCGACTGCGCAGCTTCAGAGAAAGCCAACTTCATTGCTTATCTGCTAACCGAAACTAAACCTAGCAAATAAATCACATGCTACGGTATGTCTGGGATCCTTTTATCAGGATCTTCCACTGGTCTTTAGTGGCGGCGTTTGGGTATGCTTTTTATACCCACGCCTCCATGTGGGACCAATTACATCACGCTTACGCAGGCTACGTGGCAGGAAGCTTGATTGTTGCCCGCATTATCTGGGGCTTAATCGCCACCGGATACGCCAGTTTTCGTAGCTTTCCACTTAACCCGGTGTGGGCAGTCAAACATCTGTTCAAGTTACTCAAAGGCACCGCCAGACACTACATTGGGCACAACCCAACCGGTTCAATTGCCATCTATGCCATGCTTGGCCTTGGCATTATCACCGTCGGCTCCGGCTGCATTGTCTATAACAATGGCTGGGGCATGATTGATGACGACATGAGTAAGGTATTACACCACTACGCGACCTGGACGTGGCTGGCAGTGGTGGTGGTGCACGTGCTGGGGGTTATTTTTGAAAGCTTCATCAATCACGACAACCTGATTTGGGCCATGATTACCGGCTGCAAACGGGTATGCAGTATTGATGAACGCTTTAATCAACGCAACACACCGTTCCCGCGAAAAAAAACCCGCTAAGGCGGGTTTTTATTTGCCTATACAAAAACGGCTAAAAATTTCACCTAACAAATCATCCGGGGTAAATTCACCGGTGATTTTGGCAAGCGCTTCTTGCGCACAACGTAACTCTTCAGCCACCAACTCAGCTGCATGCATTTGCAACATTGCTTGACCCAAATGCCGCTCAACTTCTTGCAACGCAAGTAAATGGCGAGCCCTAGCCATGAACACACCCTCACCACCTGGTTGATAACCAACAATTTCTAGCAGCGTTTTTTGCAGGCTGGTAATACCAT
Coding sequences within:
- the cycA gene encoding cytochrome c'' — translated: MKIKTIIAAFGVLFSAHALADVTNAEKLVYKYTNIAHSANPTFQAPSITDGKIFFNRKFNTASGKEAACASCHTNNPANVGKNIVTGKEIPPLAPRVNTKRFTDIDKVEEEFTKHCNDILGADCAASEKANFIAYLLTETKPSK
- a CDS encoding cytochrome b/b6 domain-containing protein, with product MLRYVWDPFIRIFHWSLVAAFGYAFYTHASMWDQLHHAYAGYVAGSLIVARIIWGLIATGYASFRSFPLNPVWAVKHLFKLLKGTARHYIGHNPTGSIAIYAMLGLGIITVGSGCIVYNNGWGMIDDDMSKVLHHYATWTWLAVVVVHVLGVIFESFINHDNLIWAMITGCKRVCSIDERFNQRNTPFPRKKTR